A stretch of Bordetella petrii DNA encodes these proteins:
- a CDS encoding FMN-dependent NADH-azoreductase: MKKILRLTCSPRAQASESYRLSEAVLGHLLGRHPDAGLIDRQLSADTVRHVDPDYAAVLGGARSPAGLDQLGTLAESEMLIRELEDTDGLIIGTPMHNYTVPSALKAWIDHIVRVHRSFLPTRQGKVGTLRDRPTFIAISSGGTYGDGPARQPDFLTPYLTVVLNTVGIRDIAFFSVQGTAYGPEALQAARDAAQASLAEHFATVAA; this comes from the coding sequence ATGAAGAAGATCCTGCGCCTGACCTGCAGCCCGCGCGCGCAGGCATCCGAAAGTTATCGCCTGTCTGAGGCCGTGCTCGGCCACCTGCTGGGCCGCCACCCCGATGCCGGCCTGATCGACCGCCAGCTGTCGGCCGACACCGTCAGGCACGTGGACCCGGATTACGCCGCCGTGCTGGGCGGCGCCCGGTCGCCCGCCGGCCTCGACCAGCTGGGCACGCTGGCGGAATCGGAAATGCTGATCCGCGAACTGGAAGATACCGACGGCCTGATCATCGGCACGCCCATGCACAACTACACCGTGCCATCGGCCCTGAAGGCCTGGATCGACCACATCGTGCGCGTGCATCGCAGCTTCCTGCCCACCCGCCAGGGCAAGGTCGGCACCCTGCGCGACCGCCCCACCTTCATCGCCATTTCATCCGGCGGCACCTATGGAGACGGCCCCGCGCGCCAGCCCGATTTCCTGACACCGTACCTGACAGTGGTATTGAATACTGTGGGTATCCGCGACATCGCGTTCTTTTCTGTGCAGGGCACCGCGTACGGCCCCGAAGCGCTGCAGGCCGCCAGAGACGCCGCGCAGGCAAGCCTGGCCGAGCATTTCGCCACGGTCGCCGCATAG
- a CDS encoding rhodanese-like domain-containing protein, producing the protein MMKDSTPRYVDARELKTWIHDEAELALLDVREHGQFGENHLFFAVPLPYSELELHIARLVPRTATRTVVYGDAATEPAVLAAAQALQRLGYSRVHVLRGGIQAWRDAGYATFAGVNLPSKTFGEIAEHVYHTPSVSAGQLHDMLNDADANVIVLDGRPVAEYRKMNIPGAICCPNGELALRIGALAPDPGTKVIINCAGRTRSIIGAQTLINLGIPNEVYALENGTQGWYLADLPLEHQSSRVYPEHIPARDIDVLRQRADRLREKFAVPVVNAAQVSAWLQDEACNVFLCDVRTEQEHRQGGVPGQAQHTPGGQLIQATDQYIGVRKARVVLCDTDGIRAPVVASWLKQLGWNVSLLQDPQQLASLPAGPAAMPTLSHTQELPAGRLAAFVAAHPGALILDARPSMQFRKGSLRGATWVIRPTLMQQTESHAAGPVLLLGDNLAKLAWLAGDLERAGRADIHLCVVDDAGLRASALPMAARPDLPDEACIDYLFFVHDRHDGNKAAARKYLEWETNLVSQIDEQERKTFSVGG; encoded by the coding sequence ATGATGAAAGATTCAACCCCGCGGTATGTCGATGCGCGTGAACTGAAAACCTGGATACACGATGAAGCGGAGCTGGCGCTGCTGGATGTGCGCGAGCATGGCCAGTTTGGCGAGAACCACCTGTTCTTCGCGGTGCCGCTGCCGTACAGCGAGCTGGAACTGCACATTGCGCGGCTGGTGCCGCGCACGGCCACGCGCACGGTGGTCTACGGCGATGCCGCGACCGAGCCGGCCGTGCTGGCCGCCGCGCAGGCGCTGCAGCGCCTGGGGTACAGCCGGGTGCACGTGCTGCGGGGCGGCATACAGGCATGGCGCGACGCCGGCTACGCCACGTTCGCGGGCGTGAACCTGCCCAGCAAGACCTTCGGCGAAATCGCCGAGCACGTCTACCACACGCCCAGCGTGTCGGCCGGCCAGCTGCACGACATGCTGAACGACGCCGACGCGAACGTCATCGTGCTGGACGGCCGCCCGGTGGCCGAATACCGCAAGATGAACATCCCGGGCGCCATCTGCTGCCCCAACGGCGAGCTGGCGCTGCGCATCGGCGCACTGGCGCCGGACCCCGGCACCAAGGTCATCATCAATTGCGCGGGGCGCACGCGCAGCATTATCGGGGCGCAGACACTGATCAACCTGGGCATTCCCAACGAGGTGTATGCACTGGAAAACGGCACGCAGGGCTGGTACCTGGCCGACCTGCCGCTGGAGCACCAGTCCAGCCGGGTGTATCCCGAACACATCCCGGCGCGCGATATCGATGTCTTGCGCCAGCGCGCGGACCGGCTGCGTGAGAAGTTCGCCGTGCCCGTGGTGAATGCCGCCCAGGTAAGCGCCTGGCTGCAAGACGAGGCCTGCAATGTCTTTTTGTGCGACGTGCGCACCGAGCAAGAGCACCGGCAGGGCGGCGTGCCCGGCCAGGCGCAGCATACGCCGGGCGGCCAGCTCATCCAGGCTACCGACCAGTACATCGGCGTGCGCAAGGCGCGCGTGGTGCTGTGCGATACCGACGGCATACGCGCGCCGGTGGTGGCAAGCTGGCTGAAGCAGCTGGGCTGGAACGTCAGCCTGCTGCAAGATCCGCAGCAGCTGGCCAGCCTGCCCGCCGGGCCCGCCGCCATGCCGACGCTGTCGCATACGCAGGAACTGCCCGCCGGACGGCTGGCGGCATTCGTGGCCGCGCATCCCGGCGCGCTGATCCTGGATGCCCGCCCTAGCATGCAGTTCCGCAAAGGCAGCCTGCGGGGGGCCACATGGGTGATCCGTCCGACGCTGATGCAGCAAACGGAGAGCCACGCGGCCGGCCCGGTGCTGCTGCTGGGCGATAACCTCGCCAAGCTGGCCTGGCTGGCCGGCGACCTGGAACGCGCCGGCCGCGCCGATATCCACTTGTGCGTGGTGGACGACGCCGGCCTGCGGGCATCGGCGCTGCCCATGGCCGCCCGCCCCGATCTGCCGGACGAGGCATGCATCGACTATCTGTTTTTCGTGCACGACCGCCACGACGGCAACAAGGCGGCGGCGCGCAAGTATCTGGAATGGGAAACCAACCTGGTGTCCCAGATCGATGAACAGGAACGCAAGACGTTCTCTGTGGGCGGCTAG
- a CDS encoding PLP-dependent aminotransferase family protein encodes MAAAKAGSISPLDPAAAQPLYRQIYERFRGAIASGLLKPGERIPSARALATELGLARGTIETAYSLLAAEGYVQSRGQAGTVVAAGLRPHTRAAAIAPAVDSDAAASNFRPDSIRPFQMGLPALDAFPRKIWARLGARCARAMQPSDMVHPSIYGLPALRAEIAAYLHVARGIDCTPSQVFVTSGYCDSMQLIGQALLKPGDTVWLEDPGYPPTRRLLALMGIAAAPVPVDGAGMVVADGILAAPKARAAVVTPAHQSPLSVSLSLPRRMALLDWAAQSGAWIIEDDYDGEYRYVSRPLPALKSLDRDGRVIYAGTFSKVLFPSLRLAYLVVPPAQAERFATITQARAGGSPQLTQAIVTAFITEGHFARHIQRMRKLYAERRQAATAGLEHVLKTHIRIDPQPGGMHLILRLGSRLSDRRLAARMRADGMFAEALSDWDHGARAAPALLLGFTNIDSQATAEKLGRRILKLL; translated from the coding sequence ATGGCAGCTGCAAAGGCCGGCAGTATTTCGCCGCTGGATCCGGCCGCGGCCCAGCCGCTTTATCGGCAAATCTACGAACGGTTTCGCGGCGCCATTGCCAGCGGGCTGCTGAAACCGGGCGAGCGCATCCCCTCGGCGCGTGCGCTGGCCACCGAACTGGGCCTGGCGCGCGGCACCATCGAAACAGCCTATTCCCTGCTGGCGGCCGAGGGCTACGTGCAGTCCCGCGGCCAGGCCGGCACAGTGGTCGCGGCAGGCCTGCGGCCCCACACGCGGGCAGCCGCCATTGCCCCGGCCGTCGACAGCGACGCCGCCGCGTCCAATTTCCGCCCCGATTCCATACGTCCTTTCCAGATGGGCCTGCCAGCCCTGGATGCCTTCCCGCGCAAGATCTGGGCCCGGCTGGGCGCGCGCTGCGCGCGTGCCATGCAGCCGTCGGACATGGTTCATCCGTCCATCTACGGCCTGCCGGCGCTGCGCGCGGAAATCGCCGCCTACCTGCATGTGGCGCGCGGTATCGATTGCACGCCGTCCCAGGTGTTCGTCACGTCGGGCTATTGCGACAGCATGCAGCTGATCGGCCAGGCGCTGCTCAAGCCGGGCGATACCGTCTGGCTGGAAGATCCGGGCTATCCGCCCACGCGCCGCCTGCTGGCGCTGATGGGCATCGCCGCGGCGCCGGTGCCGGTGGACGGCGCGGGCATGGTGGTCGCCGATGGCATCCTGGCCGCGCCCAAAGCGCGCGCCGCCGTGGTCACCCCCGCGCACCAGAGCCCGCTGTCCGTGTCCCTGTCCCTGCCCCGCCGCATGGCGCTGCTGGACTGGGCCGCGCAAAGCGGCGCATGGATCATCGAAGACGATTACGACGGCGAATACCGCTACGTCAGCCGCCCCCTGCCCGCGCTGAAAAGCCTGGACCGCGACGGGCGCGTGATTTACGCCGGCACGTTCAGCAAAGTACTTTTCCCCAGCCTGCGGCTGGCCTACCTGGTGGTGCCGCCGGCGCAAGCCGAGCGGTTTGCAACCATCACGCAGGCCCGGGCCGGCGGCAGCCCCCAACTGACCCAGGCGATCGTCACCGCCTTCATTACCGAAGGGCATTTCGCCCGCCATATCCAGCGCATGCGCAAGCTATACGCCGAGCGCCGCCAGGCGGCCACCGCGGGCCTGGAGCACGTACTGAAAACGCACATCCGCATCGACCCGCAGCCCGGCGGCATGCACCTGATCCTGCGCCTTGGCAGCCGCCTGTCCGACCGGCGGCTGGCGGCCCGCATGCGGGCCGACGGCATGTTCGCCGAAGCCTTGAGCGATTGGGACCACGGCGCCAGGGCCGCGCCGGCCCTGCTGCTGGGCTTTACCAATATCGATTCGCAAGCCACTGCCGAGAAACTCGGCAGGCGTATCCTGAAGCTGCTGTAA
- a CDS encoding alpha/beta fold hydrolase, whose product MSSKKQADHAFARRNVLVGGAAAVGALLVAANSPEASAARASGQAAKAAAAPAASGSIIVTKDGTQLYYKDWGAGQAVVFCHGWPLSSDSWESQMLFLASQGYRAVAHDRRGHGRSSQPWNGNDMDTYADDLATVIETLDLKDIVLVGFSTGGGEVARYVGRHGTRRVSKVVLVSAVPPLMARTPTNPHGLPVEEFDKLRAAQLANRSQFYRDVASGPFYGFNRPQAQVSPGLIDAWWMQGMQGGHKNTYDSIKAFSETDFTEDLKKIDVPTLIVHGDDDQIVPIDISGRLSAKLVRQSKLLVYSGAPHGLTDTHKARFNADLLDFVRS is encoded by the coding sequence ATGTCTTCGAAAAAGCAAGCAGACCATGCCTTCGCCCGCCGCAACGTACTGGTAGGGGGCGCAGCCGCCGTCGGCGCCCTGCTGGTGGCGGCCAACAGCCCCGAGGCCTCGGCCGCCCGGGCCAGCGGCCAGGCCGCCAAGGCAGCCGCCGCGCCGGCCGCGTCGGGCAGCATCATTGTCACCAAGGACGGCACCCAGCTTTACTACAAAGACTGGGGCGCGGGCCAGGCCGTGGTGTTCTGCCATGGCTGGCCGCTCAGTTCGGACAGCTGGGAATCGCAGATGCTGTTCCTGGCCTCGCAGGGCTACCGCGCCGTGGCGCATGACCGGCGCGGCCATGGCCGCTCGAGCCAGCCGTGGAACGGCAACGACATGGATACTTATGCCGACGACCTGGCCACGGTTATCGAAACCCTGGACCTGAAAGATATCGTACTGGTGGGTTTTTCCACCGGCGGCGGCGAAGTGGCGCGCTACGTGGGCCGGCACGGCACCAGGCGCGTATCGAAGGTGGTGCTGGTTTCGGCAGTGCCGCCCCTGATGGCCAGGACGCCGACGAACCCGCACGGACTGCCCGTCGAAGAATTCGACAAGCTGCGCGCGGCGCAGCTGGCCAACCGCTCGCAGTTCTACCGGGATGTCGCCAGCGGCCCCTTCTATGGGTTCAACCGGCCGCAGGCCCAGGTTTCGCCCGGCCTGATCGACGCGTGGTGGATGCAGGGCATGCAGGGCGGGCACAAGAATACGTATGACTCGATCAAGGCGTTCTCGGAAACGGATTTCACCGAAGACCTGAAGAAAATCGATGTGCCCACCTTGATTGTGCATGGCGATGACGACCAGATCGTGCCCATCGATATTTCCGGCCGGCTGTCGGCAAAACTGGTGCGCCAGTCGAAGCTGCTGGTGTATTCCGGAGCGCCGCACGGGCTGACCGATACGCATAAGGCGCGCTTCAACGCGGATTTGCTCGACTTCGTGCGCAGCTGA
- a CDS encoding amino acid ABC transporter permease: protein MIEFLHTYGMLFLVGSWPNGPIGGFAGTLILAALGLAGAFPAALLIGVARTSGNAPLKWLSSAWVHTFRSIPLIMIVFWAYFLLPVLTGFEVPPFSTALAAIIIYESAFLAEIVRAGIQSLPAGQVEAARAVGLGYFQTLWSVQLPQALSNMIPSLVNQFVSTIKATSIVYIIGVQEAAFSAQQINSIELTGALRTYLVLALFYFLLCALLSRLARQLELHLQNKRLGLAT, encoded by the coding sequence ATGATCGAATTCCTGCATACCTACGGCATGTTGTTCCTGGTGGGGTCGTGGCCCAACGGCCCCATTGGCGGGTTCGCCGGCACGCTGATCCTGGCGGCCCTGGGCCTGGCGGGCGCGTTTCCGGCCGCGCTGCTGATCGGCGTGGCGCGCACCAGCGGCAATGCGCCGCTGAAGTGGCTGTCGTCCGCCTGGGTGCATACCTTCCGCTCCATCCCGCTGATCATGATCGTGTTCTGGGCGTACTTCCTGCTGCCCGTGCTGACCGGGTTCGAGGTGCCGCCGTTCTCGACCGCGCTGGCCGCGATCATCATCTACGAATCGGCCTTTCTGGCCGAGATCGTGCGGGCCGGCATCCAGTCGCTGCCGGCGGGCCAGGTCGAGGCAGCCAGGGCGGTGGGGCTGGGCTATTTCCAGACCCTGTGGTCAGTGCAACTGCCCCAGGCGCTGAGCAACATGATTCCTTCGCTGGTCAACCAGTTCGTGTCGACCATCAAGGCGACGTCGATCGTGTACATCATCGGCGTGCAAGAGGCGGCGTTTTCGGCCCAGCAGATCAACAGCATCGAGCTGACGGGCGCGCTGCGCACCTACCTGGTGCTGGCCCTGTTCTATTTCCTGTTGTGCGCGCTGCTGTCCCGGCTGGCCAGGCAGCTCGAACTGCACCTGCAAAACAAGCGCCTGGGGCTGGCAACCTAG
- a CDS encoding ABC transporter substrate-binding protein, with translation MHYRLSKTVVLGTIIMSAFWGSQALASQWDDIKARGTIVCGTQNASSPYGFQDPAKREYVGYDVDMCKAIAKELGLKLQHKPVSTEARIPEVKMGRVDMMAGAVAWLPKRAEQVDFSNQYLQGYIKVLVKADSGIKTLADLKGKKVCASSGSSSAAIAQKVLQGANVLTFQNIAQCYVGLQSGKVEAMTAGELVLRRFLNDSQKDGKPTALLDEPTYTEHIGIIVKQGEPALLAQINQAIAALDKSGELTRIYDKWMGQGSIYKMKRDFKVESVSAAAQADAAK, from the coding sequence ATGCATTACCGGTTAAGCAAGACTGTCGTGCTGGGCACGATCATCATGTCCGCGTTCTGGGGCAGCCAGGCCCTGGCCAGCCAGTGGGACGACATCAAGGCCCGCGGCACGATTGTGTGCGGCACGCAGAACGCCAGCTCGCCGTACGGATTCCAGGATCCGGCCAAGCGCGAGTATGTGGGCTATGACGTCGACATGTGCAAGGCCATCGCCAAGGAACTGGGGCTGAAGCTGCAGCACAAGCCGGTATCCACCGAGGCCCGCATTCCGGAAGTGAAAATGGGGCGCGTCGACATGATGGCCGGCGCGGTGGCGTGGCTGCCCAAGCGCGCCGAGCAGGTCGATTTCAGCAACCAGTACCTGCAGGGCTACATCAAGGTGTTGGTGAAGGCCGATTCGGGCATCAAGACGCTGGCCGACCTGAAGGGCAAGAAAGTATGCGCGTCGTCCGGGTCCAGCTCGGCCGCCATTGCCCAGAAGGTATTGCAGGGCGCCAATGTGCTGACGTTCCAGAATATCGCGCAGTGCTATGTGGGCCTGCAGAGCGGCAAGGTGGAAGCCATGACCGCGGGCGAGCTGGTGCTGCGCCGTTTCCTGAACGATTCGCAGAAAGACGGCAAGCCCACCGCGCTGCTGGACGAGCCGACCTACACCGAACACATCGGCATCATCGTCAAGCAGGGCGAGCCGGCGCTGCTGGCGCAGATCAACCAGGCCATCGCCGCGCTGGACAAGTCGGGCGAACTGACCCGGATCTATGACAAGTGGATGGGGCAGGGGTCGATCTACAAGATGAAGCGCGACTTCAAGGTGGAGTCGGTTTCGGCGGCGGCCCAGGCCGACGCGGCGAAGTAG
- a CDS encoding GNAT family N-acetyltransferase, with product MNDVVIRHAETDEDLRACFLVMQQLRPHLHGPADFAARVRRMAGDTYRILGVWHGQDALALAGYRLQENLIYGRFLYVDDLVTTATSRGRNFGARLLDELSIVAAQQSCAKLVLDTGLSNALAQRFYFRQGLVTGAMRFSKTIDKEEQ from the coding sequence GTGAACGATGTCGTGATCCGGCACGCCGAAACCGATGAAGACCTGCGGGCCTGCTTTCTTGTGATGCAGCAGTTGCGGCCGCATCTGCACGGCCCGGCGGATTTCGCCGCGCGGGTGCGGCGCATGGCCGGCGACACCTACCGCATCCTGGGCGTATGGCACGGCCAGGATGCGCTCGCCCTGGCGGGGTATCGCCTGCAGGAAAACCTGATCTATGGCCGCTTTCTTTATGTAGACGACCTGGTCACCACCGCCACCAGCCGGGGCCGCAATTTCGGCGCCCGGCTGCTCGATGAACTGAGCATCGTCGCCGCGCAGCAGAGCTGCGCAAAGCTGGTGCTGGATACGGGCTTGTCGAATGCGCTGGCCCAGCGGTTCTATTTCCGGCAGGGCCTGGTCACCGGCGCCATGCGTTTTTCGAAAACCATCGACAAGGAAGAACAATGA
- the metC gene encoding cystathionine beta-lyase, which produces MKARSTRLAHMGRPASGWANTPIVKGSTYLFESLEQWRGARKQRETQRVLSYGARGNETVYALEDAITELEGGYRTKLFPTGLAAIASTLLACLKTGDHVLIQEGVYEPVRRLCATQLVQYGIGYSFFNPHDPEWQRHLRPETRMVYAESPGSLLYDMPDLPAIARTCRERGMLLCADNTWGSSLAYRPLALGCDISVVAATKYLGGHSDVMMGSVTTTRAHFDAIENVSINLGQTVAAEDAFLVLRGLRTLDLRLQRHAQSALDIAGWLAGQAAISTVFHPALPGDRNHALWRRDAAGSNGLLTVEFHPDFSHAAVEAAIGQLQLFGIGSSWGGYESLVLPVDPASTRFAGQAAAPGYLLRLHIGLEDPADLKEDLGRLLAALPSLPQQQAIA; this is translated from the coding sequence ATGAAAGCCAGGTCGACGCGGCTGGCGCACATGGGCCGGCCCGCCTCGGGGTGGGCCAATACCCCTATCGTGAAGGGCAGCACCTATCTTTTCGAAAGCCTGGAGCAATGGCGCGGCGCGCGCAAGCAGCGCGAAACGCAGCGAGTGCTGTCGTACGGCGCCCGCGGCAACGAGACCGTGTACGCGCTGGAAGACGCGATCACCGAGCTCGAAGGCGGCTATCGCACCAAGCTGTTTCCGACGGGGCTGGCGGCCATCGCGTCCACCTTGCTGGCCTGCCTGAAGACGGGCGACCACGTGCTGATCCAGGAAGGGGTGTACGAGCCGGTCAGGCGCCTGTGCGCGACCCAGCTGGTGCAGTACGGCATCGGCTACAGCTTCTTCAACCCGCATGATCCCGAATGGCAGCGCCACCTGCGGCCCGAGACGCGCATGGTGTATGCCGAATCGCCCGGCTCGCTGCTGTACGACATGCCGGACCTGCCGGCCATTGCGCGCACCTGCCGCGAGCGCGGCATGCTGCTGTGCGCCGACAACACCTGGGGCTCCAGCCTGGCCTACCGGCCGCTGGCGCTGGGGTGCGACATCTCGGTGGTGGCGGCCACCAAGTACCTGGGCGGCCATTCCGACGTGATGATGGGGTCGGTGACCACCACCCGGGCGCACTTCGACGCCATCGAGAACGTCAGCATCAACCTGGGCCAGACCGTGGCGGCGGAAGACGCCTTTCTGGTGCTGCGCGGCCTGCGCACCCTGGACCTGCGGCTGCAGCGCCATGCGCAAAGCGCGCTGGACATCGCCGGCTGGCTGGCGGGCCAGGCGGCCATCAGCACGGTATTTCATCCTGCCCTGCCGGGCGACCGCAACCATGCTTTGTGGCGCCGCGACGCCGCGGGCAGCAACGGCCTGCTGACGGTGGAGTTCCATCCGGACTTTTCCCATGCGGCGGTCGAAGCCGCCATCGGGCAGCTGCAGTTGTTCGGCATCGGTTCGTCGTGGGGCGGCTACGAAAGCCTGGTGCTGCCCGTGGACCCGGCCAGCACGCGGTTCGCGGGGCAGGCGGCCGCGCCCGGCTACCTGCTGCGCCTGCACATCGGCCTGGAAGACCCGGCCGACCTGAAAGAAGACCTGGGGCGGCTGCTGGCCGCCCTGCCCAGCCTGCCACAACAACAAGCGATTGCATGA
- a CDS encoding carboxymuconolactone decarboxylase family protein — MSKRIDYAKASPEGYKAFGGVYTYLQKCGLPKELIDLVYLRVSQINGCAYCIDMHSRDLLKHGLAVEKLVLVQVWHESGDVFSARERAALAWAETVTNVAATAIPDDDYAAAAAEFSDKELADLTYAIGLMNAFNRLGVGFRMPPAAAGKA; from the coding sequence ATGAGCAAGCGCATCGACTACGCCAAAGCATCCCCCGAAGGCTACAAGGCCTTTGGCGGCGTTTACACCTATCTGCAGAAATGCGGGCTGCCCAAAGAACTCATCGACCTGGTCTATCTGCGCGTGTCGCAGATCAACGGCTGCGCCTACTGCATCGACATGCATTCCCGCGACCTGCTCAAGCATGGACTGGCAGTGGAAAAGCTGGTGCTGGTGCAGGTATGGCACGAATCGGGGGATGTATTCAGCGCCCGCGAACGCGCGGCGCTGGCCTGGGCGGAAACCGTCACCAATGTGGCCGCCACCGCCATACCCGATGACGACTATGCCGCGGCAGCCGCCGAATTCAGCGACAAAGAGCTCGCCGACCTGACCTACGCCATCGGCCTGATGAACGCCTTCAATCGCCTGGGCGTGGGGTTCCGCATGCCGCCGGCGGCCGCGGGCAAGGCCTGA
- a CDS encoding amino acid ABC transporter ATP-binding protein: protein MIQFEGVNKWYKRYHALNNICGEVHAGEVLVVCGPSGSGKSTMIRTINKLEEIQSGTIRVQGQSICGDKVDINHLRAKIGFVFQQFNLFPHLSVKDNIALSPVKVGGMARKDAYGLAEELLHKVGLGDKLDAMPANLSGGQQQRVAIARALAQKPTLLLFDEPTSALDPEMVGEVLGVMKSLAAEGMTMVCVTHEMNFAREVADRVWFMDRGEILEDAPPAEFFSRPRHERARKFLADIIH from the coding sequence ATGATTCAATTCGAAGGCGTCAACAAGTGGTACAAGCGATACCACGCCCTGAACAACATCTGCGGCGAAGTGCACGCTGGCGAAGTCCTGGTGGTGTGCGGGCCGTCCGGTTCGGGCAAGTCCACCATGATCCGCACCATCAACAAGCTGGAAGAAATCCAGAGCGGCACCATCCGGGTGCAGGGCCAGAGCATCTGCGGCGACAAGGTCGACATCAACCATCTGCGCGCCAAGATCGGCTTTGTGTTCCAGCAGTTCAACCTGTTTCCGCACCTGTCGGTGAAAGACAATATCGCGCTGTCGCCCGTGAAGGTGGGCGGCATGGCGCGCAAAGACGCCTACGGGCTGGCCGAGGAACTGCTGCACAAGGTGGGGCTGGGCGACAAGCTCGACGCCATGCCGGCCAACCTGTCGGGCGGCCAGCAGCAGCGCGTGGCCATTGCGCGGGCGCTGGCGCAGAAGCCCACGCTGCTGCTGTTCGACGAGCCCACCAGCGCGCTCGACCCGGAAATGGTGGGCGAAGTGCTGGGCGTGATGAAAAGCCTGGCCGCCGAAGGCATGACCATGGTGTGCGTGACCCACGAAATGAACTTCGCCCGTGAAGTGGCCGACCGCGTCTGGTTCATGGACCGGGGCGAAATCCTGGAAGACGCGCCGCCGGCCGAGTTTTTCTCGCGCCCGCGGCATGAGCGCGCCAGGAAATTCCTGGCGGATATCATCCATTGA
- a CDS encoding amino acid ABC transporter permease: MDLSFSMLSDPEVMGMLMTGITITLRLFAGALAGGFALALVLTGINLIPSRLVRAVVALYVEYHRNVPTVVQILVWYFGMPEVLPEGIRTWINQGNSEFSFALIALSLNVSAYYYEDIRSGIRAIPATQIEAARSIGLGAVQALFYVVLPQAVRYAVPPIINRSIILFKDTSLAMVIGVTDITYQTKRIENATFQTFQIFMISTLIYLCMALLISALGAHLARKYPASFKS; the protein is encoded by the coding sequence ATGGATCTTTCTTTTTCCATGCTGTCGGATCCGGAGGTCATGGGCATGCTCATGACCGGGATCACCATTACCCTGCGGCTGTTCGCCGGCGCGCTGGCCGGCGGCTTCGCGCTGGCGCTGGTGCTGACGGGCATCAACCTGATTCCGTCGCGGCTGGTGCGCGCGGTGGTGGCCCTGTATGTGGAATACCATCGCAACGTGCCGACCGTGGTGCAGATACTGGTGTGGTACTTCGGCATGCCGGAAGTCCTGCCCGAGGGCATCCGCACCTGGATCAACCAGGGCAATAGCGAATTTTCCTTCGCGCTGATTGCGCTGTCGCTGAACGTCAGCGCGTATTACTACGAAGATATCCGTTCGGGCATCCGCGCGATTCCGGCCACGCAGATCGAGGCGGCCCGCTCGATCGGCCTGGGCGCCGTGCAGGCGCTGTTCTATGTGGTGCTGCCGCAGGCAGTGCGCTATGCCGTGCCGCCCATCATCAACCGGTCGATCATCCTGTTCAAGGACACCAGCCTGGCGATGGTGATCGGCGTGACCGATATTACGTACCAGACCAAGCGGATCGAGAATGCCACGTTCCAGACGTTCCAGATCTTCATGATCTCGACCTTGATCTACCTGTGCATGGCCCTGCTGATCTCGGCGCTGGGCGCGCATCTGGCGCGCAAGTATCCGGCCAGTTTCAAGAGTTGA